From a single Lolium rigidum isolate FL_2022 chromosome 7, APGP_CSIRO_Lrig_0.1, whole genome shotgun sequence genomic region:
- the LOC124676150 gene encoding auxin response factor 10-like, translating to MLTFTDLSCPAASAEDLAPGSVDSQLWLACAGTMCTVPPVGAAVVYFPQGHAEQATAAVDLSAALVPPLIPCRVAAVRFMADAHTDEVFAKIRLVPLRPGDAVVDVGPAAAAAHDQHQDDPRPSNKPASFAKTLTQSDANNGGGFSVPRFCAETIFPALDYGDEPPVQNIFVRDVHGEEFKFRHIYRGTPRRHLLTTGWSNFVNQKKLLAGDSIVFLRSEAGEVHVGVRRAKRVFCTDDAHSGWDHYRGLMRGGNATSAAGDAKGKVPAEDVVAAARLAAAGQPFEVVYYPRASTPEFCVRASAVSAALQVHWCAGMRFKMAFETEDSSRISWFMGTVAGVHAADPIRWKNSPWRQLQVSWDEPELLQNVKRVCPWLVELVSSMPNLHLPSFSPPRKKQRIPSYADFPLDGQLFHPPPPFPPNHPLAHDQLMHHHSFPVFPFPTNGGAPLAGVQGARHPQFPPSFPDLRVTNLQQPSLPYSGIRRPADEHVDTGISTVLTIGTSPVREDDAACILPKKAFDAVKAPPPTTLHLFGQAILTEEQMKSSGSCGSPNWEAEKVSEEGSGSGVIQGSPSNNNNNTSSWRLGDSSSHSSSELGLEPGQCKVFVESDAVGRNLDLSALSSFEELYARMSDMFGIDGAELRSHVLYRGAAGEAKHVGDEPFRAFAKSARRLTILADAGSDNIGSS from the exons ATGCTCACCTTCACGGACCTCTCCTGCCCGGCCGCCAGCGCCGAGGACCTGGCGCCCGGCTCCGTCGACTCCCAGCTCTGGCTGGCCTGCGCGGGGACCATGTGCACCGTGCCGCccgtcggcgccgccgtcgtCTACTTCCCGCAGGGCCACGCCGAgcaggccaccgccgccgtcgacctCTCCGCCGCGCTCGTCCCGCCGCTCATCCCCTGCCGCGTCGCCGCCGTCCGCTTCATGGCCGACGCGCACACCGACGAGGTCTTCGCCAAGATCCGCCTCGTCCCGCTCCGCCCGGGCGACGCCGTCGTCGACgtgggccccgccgccgccgccgcgcacgacCAGCACCAGGACGACCCGCGGCCCAGCAACAAGCCCGCGTCTTTCGCCAAGACGCTGACGCAGTCCGACGCCAACAACGGCGGCGGCTTCTCGGTGCCCCGCTTCTGCGCCGAGACCATCTTCCCGGCGCTCGACTACGGCGACGAGCCGCCCGTCCAGAACATCTTCGTCAGGGACGTGCACGGCGAGGAGTTCAAGTTCCGGCACATCTACCGGGGCaccccgcgccgccacctcctcaCCACGGGGTGGAGCAACTTCGTCAACCAGAAGAAGCTCCTCGCAGGGGActccatcgtcttcctccgcagCGAGGCCGGCGAGGTCCACGTCGGCGTCCGCCGCGCCAAGCGCGTCTTCTGCACCGACGACGCACACTCCGGGTGGGACCACTACAGGGGCCTCATGCGCGGCGGCAATGCCACatccgccgccggcgacgccaagGGGAAGGTCCCCGCCGAGGACGTGGTCGCGGCCGCCAGGCTGGCCGCCGCCGGGCAGCCGTTCGAGGTGGTCTACTACCCGCGGGCGAGCACCCCGGAGTTCTGCGTGCGCGCCAGCGCGGTCAGCGCCGCCTTGCAGGTGCACTGGTGCGCCGGCATGCGCTTCAAGATGGCCTTCGAGACCGAGGACTCGTCAAGGATCAGCTGGTTCATGGGCACCGTCGCCGGAGTACACGCCGCCGACCCCATACGATGGAAGAACTCGCCATGGCGGCAACTCCAG GTGAGCTGGGACGAGCCGGAGCTCCTCCAGAACGTGAAGCGCGTGTGCCCGTGGCTGGTGGAGCTGGTGTCCAGCATGCCCAACCTGCACCTGCCGTCCTTCTCGCCGCCGCGCAAGAAGCAGCGGATCCCGTCCTACGCCGACTTCCCCTTGGACGGGCAGCtcttccacccgccgccgccgttccctCCCAACCACCCGCTGGCGCACGACCAGCTGATGCACCACCACAGCTTCCCCGTCTTCCCCTTCCCGACCAACGGTGGTGCTCCTCTCGCAGGCGTACAGGGAGCCAGGCATCCGCAattccctccgtcctttccggatCTCCGCGTCACCAACCTGCAGCAGCCGAGCCTGCCCTACTCCGGCATCCGCCGCCCCGCCGACGAGCACGTCGACACAGGGATCAGCACGGTCCTGACGATCGGCACGTCGCCCGTCCGCGAAGACGACGCGGCGTGCATTTTGCCCAAGAAGGCCTTCGACGCGGTCaaggcgccgccgccgacgacgctgCACCTGTTCGGGCAGGCGATACTGACGGAGGAGCAGATGAAATCCAGCGGCAGCTGCGGGTCGCCCAACTGGGAGGCCGAGAAGGTCTCCGAGGAAGGGTCCGGGTCCGGCGTGATCCAGGGCAGCccgagcaacaacaacaacaacacctccTCGTGGAGGCTCGGGGACAGCAGCAGCCACTCGTCGTCCGAGCTCGGGCTGGAGCCCGGGCAGTGCAAGGTGTTCGTGGAGTCGGACGCCGTGGGCCGCAACCTCGACCTGTCGGCGCTGAGCTCGTTCGAGGAGCTGTACGCCCGCATGTCCGACATGTTCGGCATCGACGGCGCCGAGCTGCGGAGCCACGTGCTCTACCGCGGTGCCGCCGGCGAAGCCAAGCACGTCGGCGACGAGCCTTTCAG GGCGTTCGCGAAATCGGCTCGGAGGCTGACGATCCTGGCGGACGCCGGCAGCGACAACATAGGGAGCAGCTAG